The following are from one region of the Paenibacillus bovis genome:
- a CDS encoding TetR/AcrR family transcriptional regulator, producing MCPRTKEQNESIRMQRKEQILDVAARSYFRTGGSFDIRDVAREAQLGYGTVYHYYPNRHLLIKDVLDSGFERCEHVLTEWSHTIGSYTGQEQLLSYCKSLLQLWQSDARAYLVYKMASEYYTGLPDREQHAARQRFMEQLYIPLQTMTQCSSDSIRYMLAVLVGCCGLNYYAEHSVPDIDRIAQLAMQAITKEP from the coding sequence ATGTGTCCTCGCACCAAGGAACAAAATGAGTCTATACGTATGCAGCGCAAAGAACAGATTTTGGATGTAGCGGCACGGTCTTATTTTCGGACGGGGGGCAGTTTTGATATCCGGGATGTAGCTCGTGAGGCGCAGCTGGGCTATGGCACAGTTTACCATTATTATCCCAACCGTCATTTACTGATAAAGGATGTACTGGACAGTGGATTTGAGAGATGCGAGCACGTCCTGACAGAGTGGTCCCATACTATAGGTAGTTACACAGGGCAAGAACAGCTGTTATCCTACTGCAAATCACTGCTTCAGCTCTGGCAGTCGGATGCCCGCGCTTATCTTGTCTATAAAATGGCATCGGAATATTATACAGGTCTGCCGGATCGAGAACAGCATGCCGCCCGGCAGCGATTTATGGAACAGTTGTATATCCCTCTCCAGACAATGACACAATGCAGCAGCGACAGTATCCGCTATATGCTGGCTGTACTGGTTGGATGCTGCGGATTGAACTATTATGCGGAACATTCCGTTCCTGATATTGATCGAATCGCCCAACTGGCTATGCAAGCTATTACAAAGGAGCCCTGA
- a CDS encoding GrpB family protein: MRKVDVEPWTTEWVMKYEAEAAMLRSIFTDQLLGIHHIGSTSVSAIGYAKPIIDILLLVRQIQDVPLYYESLRLAGYEPRGENGIAGREYFVKGHDQRTHHLHVYEPSHLQAVQHLLFRDYLIHHPLNARQYGELKRQLAALYPSDPAAYQQAKADHCQSIMNNAQQWKDMNPGG; the protein is encoded by the coding sequence ATGCGCAAAGTTGATGTAGAGCCATGGACAACGGAGTGGGTGATGAAATACGAAGCAGAAGCAGCTATGTTACGGTCTATTTTTACAGATCAATTGCTCGGTATCCATCATATCGGCAGTACTTCGGTATCTGCAATAGGTTATGCCAAGCCTATTATTGATATTCTGCTGTTGGTCCGGCAGATTCAGGATGTTCCGCTCTACTATGAATCATTAAGATTGGCTGGCTATGAGCCTCGCGGGGAGAACGGGATTGCTGGCCGGGAATACTTTGTCAAAGGTCACGATCAGAGGACTCATCATCTGCATGTTTATGAGCCTTCTCATTTACAGGCTGTACAGCATTTATTGTTTCGGGATTATCTGATTCATCATCCACTGAATGCGCGGCAGTATGGAGAACTCAAGCGGCAGCTGGCTGCCCTTTATCCATCTGATCCAGCTGCCTACCAGCAAGCCAAAGCAGACCACTGCCAATCTATTATGAATAATGCCCAGCAATGGAAAGACATGAACCCGGGAGGATAA
- the map gene encoding type I methionyl aminopeptidase has product MIILKSKHEIESIRKACQVVAECHRTIAPMIQPGITTNEIERIFEEIMLKHGARPYQKGYKGYQYATCASVNDVIAHGFPDNKPLEEGDIVTIDTVAELDGWLGDSAWSYAVGQISPTAEKLMRVTRECLDLGIEQAKSGNRLGDITSTVQQHAESNGLGVVRDLLAHGIGQNLHEEPTYMHVGKPGKGVRLKEGMVFTIEPMITEGTYHMTIDPDGWTARTLDHKLAAQYEHTIAITAEGPQVLTAQ; this is encoded by the coding sequence ATGATCATTTTAAAAAGCAAACACGAAATCGAATCTATCCGCAAAGCCTGTCAGGTGGTAGCTGAATGTCATCGCACTATCGCTCCCATGATCCAGCCAGGCATCACTACCAATGAGATTGAACGAATATTCGAAGAGATTATGCTAAAGCATGGTGCCAGACCGTATCAGAAAGGCTATAAAGGATATCAGTATGCCACCTGCGCTTCGGTAAATGACGTAATCGCACATGGCTTCCCGGATAACAAGCCGCTGGAAGAAGGAGATATCGTAACGATCGATACCGTGGCGGAACTGGATGGCTGGCTGGGTGATTCGGCCTGGAGTTATGCAGTTGGACAAATATCACCAACCGCCGAGAAGCTGATGCGTGTTACCAGAGAATGTCTTGATCTGGGAATTGAGCAGGCCAAGTCCGGTAATCGGTTAGGCGATATAACGAGTACGGTTCAGCAGCATGCGGAATCGAACGGTTTAGGTGTAGTTCGCGATCTTCTCGCGCATGGTATTGGTCAGAATCTGCATGAGGAGCCAACTTATATGCATGTTGGCAAGCCCGGCAAAGGCGTGCGTCTCAAAGAAGGCATGGTATTCACAATCGAGCCGATGATCACGGAAGGTACCTATCATATGACTATCGATCCCGATGGCTGGACAGCGCGAACCCTGGATCATAAACTGGCTGCCCAATATGAGCATACGATTGCTATTACAGCGGAAGGCCCACAAGTTCTGACTGCCCAATAA
- a CDS encoding PTS fructose transporter subunit IIABC has product MKLLAITSCPNGIAHTYMAAENLQKAADQLGIQMKVETQGSIGVENEFTEQDIREADGIIIAADKTVNTSRFGGKRLLVVGVQDGIRKPQELIKRFSEGEVPVHQAAKSSSATGKQERQDKQNPIYRHLMSGVSYMIPFIVVGGLLIAIALTLGGQKTPGGLVIPDGSFWKTIEQIGAASFTFMVPILAGFIAYSIADRPGIAPGVIGGYIAATGSFYHSESGAGFIGGIVAGFLAGYVALGIKKLKVPRALQPIMPIIIIPILSSLVVGLVFVFLIGAPIAHVFEVLTVWLASMQGTSSVLLALILGAMISFDMGGPVNKVAFLFGSAMIGEGNYEIMGPIAVAICIPPISMGLATFIAKHKFRPAEREAGKAAFTMGLFGITEGAIPFAAQDPLRVIPSIMVGSMTGSVIAMLGHVGDRVAHGGPIVGVLGAVDHIIMFFIAIIVGVVVAALLITLLKKTLPLEEQLQPEGMFNDQDTSAAPADHQAVSGNSHVSSSAVHTGASTGQQDAAQSASPAEETRIEQLTDIMDLDLIELNLQGESRDQVIDEMIDILDQQGRLTSATDFKQAILDREHESTTGIGMNIAIPHGKSQAVQRPAVVFGLKQDGVDWHSMDGTDARLIFMIAVPRSSQGNAHLKVLQMLSRKLMDEQYRNQLLQVSSREEAYQLLEQIR; this is encoded by the coding sequence ATGAAATTACTGGCAATTACCTCATGTCCCAATGGAATTGCACATACGTATATGGCAGCGGAAAATCTGCAAAAAGCAGCTGATCAGCTCGGTATTCAGATGAAAGTGGAAACACAGGGTTCGATTGGTGTCGAGAATGAATTTACCGAGCAGGATATACGTGAAGCGGATGGAATCATTATCGCAGCGGACAAAACGGTCAATACCTCCAGATTCGGTGGCAAGCGCCTGCTCGTAGTCGGTGTACAGGATGGTATCCGTAAGCCGCAGGAATTGATCAAGCGATTTAGCGAAGGTGAAGTACCTGTTCATCAGGCAGCCAAAAGCTCTTCGGCAACAGGAAAGCAGGAACGCCAGGATAAGCAGAATCCAATCTATCGCCATCTGATGAGCGGAGTTTCTTATATGATTCCTTTTATCGTGGTAGGAGGTTTGCTGATTGCGATTGCACTTACACTGGGTGGACAGAAAACACCAGGCGGACTGGTTATTCCCGACGGATCATTCTGGAAAACGATTGAGCAGATTGGTGCTGCATCCTTTACCTTTATGGTACCTATACTGGCAGGCTTTATCGCTTATAGTATTGCGGACCGGCCAGGTATTGCACCCGGTGTGATTGGCGGTTATATCGCAGCTACAGGAAGCTTTTATCATAGCGAATCGGGAGCCGGATTTATCGGCGGGATTGTAGCCGGTTTTCTGGCAGGTTATGTAGCACTGGGGATCAAGAAGCTCAAAGTACCGCGGGCGCTTCAGCCGATCATGCCTATCATTATTATTCCGATCCTGTCGTCGCTTGTAGTGGGGCTGGTATTCGTATTCTTGATCGGTGCGCCGATTGCCCATGTTTTTGAAGTATTAACTGTATGGCTGGCAAGTATGCAGGGAACGAGTTCCGTACTGCTCGCGCTGATTTTGGGAGCGATGATTTCTTTTGATATGGGTGGGCCGGTGAACAAGGTAGCCTTTTTGTTCGGTTCGGCTATGATCGGAGAAGGGAACTACGAGATTATGGGCCCGATTGCTGTAGCGATCTGTATTCCGCCGATCAGTATGGGACTGGCTACCTTTATCGCCAAGCATAAGTTCCGCCCGGCAGAACGCGAAGCTGGCAAGGCGGCATTTACAATGGGATTGTTTGGAATTACCGAAGGCGCGATTCCATTTGCCGCTCAGGACCCGCTGCGTGTTATTCCAAGTATCATGGTGGGTTCAATGACCGGATCGGTGATTGCTATGCTCGGTCATGTGGGAGACCGCGTAGCCCATGGCGGTCCGATTGTAGGCGTACTGGGCGCAGTCGATCATATTATTATGTTCTTTATTGCTATTATTGTCGGTGTAGTCGTAGCAGCCCTGCTCATTACATTGCTCAAAAAAACCCTGCCGCTTGAAGAACAGCTGCAGCCCGAGGGCATGTTCAACGATCAGGATACATCTGCAGCACCAGCAGATCATCAGGCAGTATCCGGCAATAGCCATGTATCGTCTTCTGCGGTTCATACTGGAGCATCGACTGGACAACAGGATGCGGCACAATCTGCCAGCCCCGCTGAAGAAACTAGAATCGAACAGCTGACCGATATTATGGATCTGGATCTGATCGAGCTGAATCTCCAGGGAGAAAGCCGCGATCAGGTGATCGATGAGATGATTGATATTTTGGATCAGCAGGGGAGACTGACTTCTGCTACCGATTTCAAGCAGGCTATTCTGGATCGTGAACATGAGAGTACTACCGGTATCGGCATGAATATAGCAATTCCGCATGGCAAATCACAGGCGGTTCAACGTCCAGCAGTCGTATTCGGTCTAAAGCAAGATGGAGTAGACTGGCACAGTATGGATGGTACAGACGCACGGTTGATTTTCATGATTGCCGTACCGCGCAGCAGCCAGGGCAATGCCCATCTCAAAGTACTGCAAATGCTGTCCCGTAAACTGATGGATGAACAGTATCGCAATCAGCTACTGCAGGTAAGCAGCCGTGAAGAAGCTTATCAATTACTCGAACAAATCCGTTAA
- a CDS encoding HTH domain-containing protein has translation MILLNARQQDILQLLLHHSGQFIQIQNVADQLHCSEKTVRNDCKMIEQYIAAIHRQR, from the coding sequence ATGATATTGCTAAATGCCAGACAGCAGGATATTTTACAGCTTCTCCTGCATCATTCCGGACAGTTTATCCAGATTCAGAATGTTGCGGATCAGCTGCACTGCTCGGAAAAGACAGTTCGTAACGATTGCAAAATGATTGAACAGTATATAGCGGCTATCCATCGGCAGCGCTGA
- a CDS encoding spermidine synthase yields MQVLFHKATSYADITIYETDRLYGEKGHFRVLQFANADIQGALDLNNPQRIVFEYPRAIIHLLEHHLGDPQHIFMIGQGIGTLSRYFADQQIQVAELNPTVAELSIEYFGCASDPLWIGDGRQLLEKQPNDQYDSVIVDAFDESGTPDQLVSLEFFTEVQHKLHEKGALIMNLIGRGTHDTRIHAIYTTMCEVFSHVRCFQLPVEKNSDVRNIIMMGSQASIRYQSRYLAGFTEEQPEYAYVIRDGM; encoded by the coding sequence GTGCAGGTGCTATTTCATAAGGCAACTTCCTATGCGGATATAACCATCTATGAGACGGATCGGCTGTACGGGGAAAAAGGACATTTTCGTGTTCTGCAGTTTGCCAATGCCGATATACAGGGAGCGCTTGATCTGAACAATCCACAGCGAATTGTTTTTGAATATCCGCGTGCTATTATTCATTTGCTCGAACACCATCTGGGTGATCCGCAACATATTTTTATGATCGGACAGGGGATTGGTACACTGAGTCGTTATTTTGCCGATCAACAGATTCAGGTGGCAGAGCTGAATCCTACCGTAGCAGAACTGAGTATCGAGTATTTTGGCTGTGCAAGCGATCCACTGTGGATTGGGGATGGCAGGCAGCTGCTGGAGAAGCAGCCTAACGATCAATATGATAGTGTAATTGTCGATGCATTCGATGAATCGGGTACTCCGGATCAGCTGGTATCGCTGGAGTTTTTCACAGAGGTACAGCACAAGCTGCATGAAAAGGGAGCGCTAATCATGAATCTGATCGGCAGAGGTACCCATGATACACGTATTCATGCGATTTACACGACGATGTGTGAAGTGTTTTCTCATGTACGCTGCTTTCAGCTGCCGGTAGAGAAGAACAGTGATGTACGCAATATTATTATGATGGGCAGTCAGGCCTCTATACGTTATCAATCCCGCTATCTCGCTGGATTTACGGAGGAGCAGCCTGAGTATGCTTATGTGATTCGGGATGGAATGTGA
- a CDS encoding BglG family transcription antiterminator, whose amino-acid sequence MLARLQTIQPSAIIVPDKERIVQIAYRLLMSTEPLTAQELADAFYVSRNTIRSDLDLITDWLAPFHLRMVTRQRIGMVIEGESVTNDCAGTAEPLADTGEPAGKWLKSQFAAHEVDTVYHELEALCRRHQLDFTDETFDSLVIHILLISRRIKLGQPIMVTGSEMEEIRQKREYEWASELAADLGKSFAMSFPEMEKCYLALHLLGGKLRYKPDRNDTQPAEKGSEGLSVILVDQLVRTMCSLNLIDFTRDETLISGLHVHLRTTLNRLQYGLPVTNPMLHEIKKMYPYMFDMMVSAVDEINQEYGLTIPEEEMAYLTLHFQAAVERLNHSSRKHKQVVIVCHMGVGMSQLLSSRIERKFYAVHVAGCIGLAELDEFLRRHQVDMIISTIELPPVSVPYIVISPLLEAGEEKKLELFIQKSEHTQTEKPQESILLKYTTPFLVLLQQQADHPYEIIERLGQLLHQKGFVTAEYIHSAIIREKMSATTIGMGVAIPHGSPQHIVQSAIAIATLQQPLRWGNEYVSLVFMLAVQNEDQQETRLLFRELSGISENPLLVQRLREQQDVMTFLSGF is encoded by the coding sequence ATGCTTGCGCGGCTGCAGACGATACAGCCATCCGCCATTATCGTCCCGGACAAAGAGCGGATTGTGCAGATTGCCTACCGGCTGCTGATGAGCACGGAACCGTTGACTGCACAGGAACTGGCGGATGCTTTTTATGTGAGCCGCAATACGATTCGCAGTGATCTGGATCTGATTACCGACTGGCTGGCGCCGTTTCATTTGCGGATGGTCACCCGGCAGCGAATCGGTATGGTCATTGAGGGGGAGAGCGTCACAAACGACTGCGCTGGTACGGCTGAACCGCTGGCCGATACCGGAGAGCCTGCAGGCAAATGGCTCAAAAGCCAGTTTGCCGCTCACGAGGTGGATACGGTCTATCACGAGCTGGAAGCGTTATGCCGGCGGCATCAGCTTGATTTTACAGATGAGACATTCGATAGTCTGGTGATCCATATTTTGCTGATCAGCCGCCGAATCAAACTGGGACAGCCGATCATGGTAACCGGCAGCGAAATGGAAGAGATCCGTCAAAAGCGTGAATATGAATGGGCCAGCGAACTGGCAGCTGATCTGGGAAAATCATTTGCGATGTCTTTCCCCGAAATGGAGAAGTGTTATCTGGCACTGCATCTGCTGGGCGGCAAGCTGCGCTACAAACCGGATCGAAATGATACTCAACCGGCAGAGAAAGGCAGTGAAGGGCTGTCTGTTATTCTGGTGGATCAGCTGGTACGAACGATGTGCAGTCTGAATTTGATTGATTTTACAAGAGACGAAACATTGATCAGCGGACTGCACGTACATCTGCGCACGACGCTTAACCGGCTCCAGTATGGACTGCCAGTCACCAACCCGATGCTGCACGAGATCAAGAAAATGTATCCCTATATGTTCGATATGATGGTATCGGCTGTAGATGAGATTAACCAGGAATACGGATTGACTATTCCGGAAGAGGAAATGGCTTATCTGACACTGCATTTTCAGGCAGCTGTAGAGCGGCTCAATCATAGCAGCCGCAAGCACAAGCAGGTTGTGATTGTATGTCATATGGGAGTCGGAATGTCCCAACTGCTTTCTTCCCGGATCGAGCGCAAATTCTACGCAGTGCATGTGGCAGGCTGTATTGGACTGGCCGAGCTGGATGAGTTTCTGCGTCGGCATCAGGTAGATATGATCATCTCGACGATTGAGCTGCCACCTGTATCGGTGCCTTATATTGTTATTTCCCCGCTGCTGGAGGCAGGAGAAGAGAAAAAGCTGGAGCTGTTTATCCAAAAGTCGGAACATACCCAGACCGAGAAGCCGCAGGAATCGATCCTGCTCAAATATACAACCCCTTTTCTTGTTCTGCTTCAGCAGCAGGCCGACCATCCCTATGAGATTATTGAACGACTCGGTCAGCTGCTGCATCAAAAAGGATTTGTTACCGCGGAATATATTCACAGCGCTATTATCCGTGAGAAAATGTCTGCGACAACAATAGGCATGGGCGTAGCTATTCCGCACGGCAGCCCGCAGCATATCGTCCAGTCGGCAATTGCTATTGCGACATTACAACAGCCGCTGCGCTGGGGCAATGAGTATGTCTCACTCGTATTTATGCTGGCTGTACAAAATGAAGATCAACAGGAGACGCGGCTGCTTTTCCGCGAATTATCCGGGATCAGCGAGAATCCGCTGCTGGTTCAGCGTCTGCGTGAACAGCAGGATGTGATGACATTTCTGAGCGGATTTTAG
- a CDS encoding phosphotransferase, giving the protein MDIAYQEDMILNDIIDACVQRMGWQIQSITPIRRGWLNLKWKIHTDSGIYLIKQYNRERFQAYDPAVLEQAFAQQIRLRASGIPAPQLITDGHTVWHTSALGERFLVMDYCEGEIIMPGMVNEAQLYDLGRITGQMHRLLNDNSLPVQAPPLFQPPTRDQRLQYWEQLYIQFQEEGHQIYLPIVEQQRQTTITMNMDILQTLRPGWAHRDLWTDNLLFYPDKVTAVLDYDRLNYDYPQLDIARAILSCVWDGEFDLTRAAAFMQGYREVHPHYNERLSVSLQALWYMESVWWIRTGMDKDSGPPVRFVREMSWLAEHYGVLDEIIDFL; this is encoded by the coding sequence ATGGATATAGCCTATCAGGAAGATATGATTTTGAATGATATTATCGATGCCTGCGTACAGAGAATGGGATGGCAGATACAATCTATCACACCCATACGCCGCGGCTGGCTGAATCTAAAATGGAAAATACATACCGATAGCGGAATATATCTGATCAAGCAGTATAATCGCGAACGTTTTCAGGCTTATGATCCTGCTGTACTGGAACAGGCTTTTGCGCAGCAGATTCGTTTGCGGGCCAGTGGCATTCCTGCACCGCAGCTAATTACGGATGGTCATACCGTCTGGCATACCTCGGCACTCGGGGAGCGCTTTCTTGTCATGGACTATTGTGAAGGTGAGATTATAATGCCGGGCATGGTAAATGAAGCTCAGCTATATGATCTGGGACGAATTACCGGACAGATGCATCGTCTGCTGAATGATAACTCTTTACCAGTACAAGCGCCGCCACTGTTCCAGCCACCGACGCGTGATCAGCGACTACAATATTGGGAGCAATTATATATCCAATTCCAGGAAGAAGGACATCAAATCTATTTGCCAATAGTGGAGCAGCAGCGCCAGACGACTATTACGATGAATATGGATATCTTGCAAACTCTTCGTCCAGGCTGGGCTCATCGTGATCTATGGACCGATAATCTTTTGTTCTACCCGGATAAAGTTACTGCTGTACTGGATTATGACCGATTGAACTATGATTATCCGCAGCTGGATATTGCGCGGGCTATTCTATCCTGCGTCTGGGATGGAGAGTTTGATTTGACCCGGGCTGCAGCTTTTATGCAAGGATATCGTGAAGTACATCCTCATTATAACGAGCGGCTGAGTGTGTCTTTGCAGGCGCTGTGGTATATGGAAAGCGTCTGGTGGATTCGAACCGGCATGGATAAGGACAGCGGACCACCAGTTCGATTTGTGCGGGAGATGAGCTGGCTAGCTGAGCATTATGGAGTATTGGATGAGATTATAGACTTTTTATGA